The proteins below are encoded in one region of Lepisosteus oculatus isolate fLepOcu1 chromosome 10, fLepOcu1.hap2, whole genome shotgun sequence:
- the nkiras1 gene encoding NF-kappa-B inhibitor-interacting Ras-like protein 1, giving the protein MGKGCKVVVCGLAAVGKTAILEQLLYGNHIVGSESSGTLEDIYVASVETDRGVKEQLRLYDTKGLQDGLDLPKHYFSFADGFVLVYSVDSLESFKKIDILKKEIDKSRDKKEVTVIVLGNKLDLQDHRQVDPEVAQQWARGERVKLWEVSVRERAALIEPFTVLTSRLTQPQSKSAFPLPGRKSKGTPVPDI; this is encoded by the exons atgGGTAAAGGATGTAAAGTTGTGGTCTGCGGGTTGGCAGCTGTGGGGAAGACGGCCATTCTGGAGCAACTGCTGTATGGAAATCATATTGtgg GGTCAGAATCCAGTGGAACCCTGGAGGACATCTATGTAGCATCTGTGGAAACAGACAGGGGAGTGAAGGAGCAGTTGCGTCTCTATGACACCAAGGGGCTTCAGGATGGCCTTGATCTTCCAAAACACTATTTCTCCTTTGCCGATGGATTTGTGCTGGTCTACAGTGTCGACAGCCTGGAGTCTTTTAAGAAAATcgacatattaaaaaaagaaattgacaaGTCCAGGGATAAAAAGGAG GTCACAGTGATTGTCCTGGGAAACAAGCTGGACCTGCAGGACCACAGGCAGGTGGACCCAGAGGTGGCTCAGCAGTGGGCCCGGGGGGAGAGGGTGAAGCTGTGGGAGGTGAGCGTCAGGGAGCGAGCCGCTCTGATCGAGCCCTTCACCGTGCTCACCAGTCGGCTCACTCAGCCCCAGAGCAAGTCCGCCTTCCCCTTGCCTGGCAGGAAGAGTAAGGGCACCCCTGTCCCTGACATATGA
- the rpl15 gene encoding large ribosomal subunit protein eL15: MGAYKYMQELWRKKQSDVMRFLLRVRCWQYRQLSALHRAPRPTRPDKARRLGYKAKQGYVIYRVRVRRGGRKKPVPKGATYGKPVHHGVNQIKFARSLQSVAEERAGRHCGGLRVLNSYWVGEDSTYKFFEVILIDPFHKAVRRNPDTQWITKPVHKHREMRGLTSAGKKSRGLGKGHKFHLTIGGSRRAAWRRRNTLQLHRYR, from the exons ATGGGAGCGTACAAGTACATGCAGGAGCTATGGAGGAAGAAGCAGTCCGACGTGATGCGCTTCTTGCTGCGCGTCCGCTGCTGGCAGTACCGCCAGCTGTCTGCCCTCCACCGCGCTCCCCGACCCACCAGGCCCGACAAGGCCCGCAGGCTCGGGTACAAGGCGAAGCAAG GTTACGTCATCTACCGGGTGCGAGTGCGCCGCGGTGGTCGCAAGAAGCCTGTGCCCAAGGGAGCCACCTACGGCAAACCCGTGCATCACGGTGTTAACCAGATCAAGTTTGCCCGCAGCTTGCAGTCTGTGGCTGAG GAGCGTGCTGGCCGCCACTGCGGGGGCTTGAGGGTCCTGAACTCCTACTGGGTGGGTGAGGACTCCACGTACAAGTTCTTCGAGGTGATCCTCATCGACCCCTTCCACAAGGCCGTCAGACGCAACCCCGACACCCAATGGATCACGAAGCCCGTCCACAAGCACAGGGAGATGCGCGGGCTGACGTCGGCCGGGAAGAAGAGCCGCGGCCTGGGCAAGGGTCACAAGTTCCACCTCACCATCGGAGGGTCCCGCCGCGCTGCCTGGAGGCGCCGCAACACGCTGCAGCTGCACCGCTACCGCTAA